One window of Triticum dicoccoides isolate Atlit2015 ecotype Zavitan chromosome 5A, WEW_v2.0, whole genome shotgun sequence genomic DNA carries:
- the LOC119300026 gene encoding mitochondrial amidoxime reducing component 2-like, which produces MGQFSLLKSVKNRKASSSSTGNNGDSDMVEGESAERKSRAALLAVSTLHSPLPHSLLACFCAAIASFLSSLLGGGGGGGEEPSGEPAATVASILIYPVKSCRGVSVPQAPVTSTGFRWDRQWLVVNAKGRALTQRVKPKMALIEVELPPAAFDEDWQPTPDSYMVIRAPGMDTLKVPLVAERATLDDVSVWEWSGSAYDEGGEAAEWFSNYFGKPSRLVRFKEETEIRPTDPKYAQGYKLTFTDAFPFLMASQGSLDALNEILKEPVPINRFRPNIVVDGCHPYSEDLWKTIKINKLTFDGVKLCDRCKVPTVNQENGILGTEPTETMLTFRSGEVIRPSHKNKHKVYFGKNLVCKESVSAKGKGRIVKVGDPVYVLQT; this is translated from the exons ATGGGTCAATTTAGCTTACTGAAATCAGTTAAGAACAG GAAGGCATCCTCAAGTTCTACCGGCAACAATGGCGACAGCGATATGGTCGAGGGAGAGA GCGCCGAGAGAAAGTCGCGAGCTGCGCTTCTCGCTGTCTCCACATTGCACTCTCCTCTTCCTCACTCCCTCCTCGCGTGCTTCTGCGCGGCGATCGCGTCCTTCCTCTCCTCCctcctgggcggcggcggcggcgggggcgaggAGCCGTCGGGAGagccggcggcgacggtggcgtccatCCTCATATACCCCGTCAAGTCCTGCAGGGGCGTCTCTGTGCCGCAGGCCCCCGTCACCTCCACCG GGTTCAGGTGGGATCGGCAGTGGTTGGTGGTGAACGCCAAGGGCAGGGCGCTCACGCAGAGGGTGAAGCCCAAGATGGCGCTGATCGAGGTGGAGTTGCCGCCGGCGGCCTTCGACGAGGACTGGCAGCCCACCCCCGACTCCTACATGG TTATAAGAGCACCTGGAATGGACACGCTGAAGGTCCCTCTGGTTGCGGAACGCGCCACGCTCGATGACGTCTCCGTGTGGGAGTGGTCTGGTTCTGCCTATGACGAAGGGGGTGAAGCAGCCGAATGGTTCTCCAACTATTTCGGGAAGCCAAGTCGCCTCGTGCGGTTTAAAGAAG AGACCGAAATCAGGCCGACTGATCCCAAGTATGCTCAAGGTTACAAGCTCACGTTTACGGACGCCTTTCCTTTCCTGATGGCCTCCCAG GGCTCTCTGGATGCACTAAATGAGATTCTTAAAGAACCTGTACCGATCAATCGCTTCAGACCAAA TATTGTAGTTGATGGATGCCACCCATACTCGGAGGATCTGTGGAAAACCATAAAGATAAACAAGCTGACATTTGACGGGGTGAAGTTATGCGACCGTTGCAAG GTGCCTACCGTTAATCAAGAGAACGGAATACTTGGCACCGAACCAACAGAAACTATGCTGACATTCCGGTCCGGTGAAGTGATCCGTCCGAGCCACAAGAATAAACACAAG GTGTACTTTGGGAAAAATCTGGTCTGCAAGGAATCGGTATCAGCAAAGGGAAAAGGGAGGATCGTCAAGGTCGGCGACCCGGTTTACGTTCTTCAGACATAG
- the LOC119302931 gene encoding mitochondrial amidoxime reducing component 2-like, which translates to MEKAASFLSSLLGGGGGDGPAGEPAATVASILIYPIKSCRGVSVPQAPVTSTGFMWDRQWVVVNAKGRALTQRVEPRMALVETELPPAAFDEDWQPTPDSCLVIRAPGMDTLKVPLAAEHATLDDVSVWEWSGSAYDEGPEAAEWLSAYFGKPSRLVRFKGESEIRPTNPEYAQGYKIAFTDCFPFLIASQGSLDALNELLKEPVPINRFRPNILVDGCHPYAEDLWKTMKINKLTFDGVKLCDRCKVPTINQENGIPGGTEPTETMLTFRSGEVIRPSHKNKQKVYFGQNLVCKESVSAKGKGRIVKVGDPVHVLQTYPSSDEVPA; encoded by the exons ATGGAGAAGGCGGCGTCCTTCCTCTCCTCcctcctcggcggcggcggcggggacgggccggcgggggagccggcggcgacggtggcgtccatCCTCATATACCCCATCAAGTCCTGCAGGGGCGTCTCCGTGCCGCAGGCCCCCGTCACCTCCACCG GGTTCATGTGGGACCGGCAGTGGGTGGTGGTGAACGCCAAGGGCAGGGCCCTCACGCAGCGGGTGGAGCCCAGGATGGCGCTGGTGGAGACGGAGCTGCCGCCGGCCGCCTTCGACGAGGACTGGCAGCCCACCCCCGACTCCTGCTTGG TTATAAGAGCACCTGGGATGGACACGCTGAAGGTCCCTCTTGCTGCGGAACACGCCACGCTTGACGACGTCTCCGTCTGGGAGTGGTCTGGTTCTGCTTATGATGAAGGCCCTGAAGCAGCTGAATGGCTCTCCGCCTATTTCGGGAAGCCAAGTCGCCTCGTGCGGTTTAAAGGAG AGTCCGAAATCAGACCAACTAATCCTGAGTATGCTCAAGGCTACAAGATCGCCTTCACGGATTGCTTCCCGTTCCTGATAGCATCCCAG GGCTCACTGGATGCACTAAATGAGCTTCTTAAGGAACCTGTACCAATCAATCGCTTCAGACCAAA TATTTTAGTGGATGGATGCCACCCGTACGCAGAGGATCTGTGGAAAACCATGAAGATAAACAAGCTAACATTTGACGGCGTGAAGTTATGCGACCGTTGCAAG GTGCCTACCATTAATCAAGAGAACGGAATACCTGGCGGCACCGAACCAACAGAAACCATGCTGACATTCCGGTCCGGTGAAGTGATCCGTCCAAGCCACAAGAATAAACAGAAG GTATACTTTGGGCAAAACCTGGTCTGCAAGGAGTCGGTGTCAGCAAAGGGCAAAGGGAGGATCGTCAAGGTCGGCGACCCGGTTCACGTTCTGCAGACATACCCTTCTTCCGATGAAGTTCCAGCCTGA